The Methylomusa anaerophila genome has a segment encoding these proteins:
- the murQ gene encoding N-acetylmuramic acid 6-phosphate etherase, translating to MKINLDKLLTEGCNPNTVNIDRQTTLDIVRLINAEDQKVALAVKEVLPQIARAVDWTTDCLQAGGRLFYIGAGTSGRLGILDASECPPTYGTSPEMVQGLIAGGKTAVFRAVEGAEDSLALAADDLKQKHLTNKDIVVGIAASGRTPYVLGGLRYAREVGCKTIAVSSTPEPEIGSVAALSIEILTGPEAITGSTRMKAGTAQKMVLNMLTTATMIKLGKVYGNLMVDVQATNHKLNERAKRIVTLATGCPGEEAEQALIRAEGSAKTAIVMLLAGISADAAHDLLRRTKGRVSEAIDII from the coding sequence TTGAAAATCAATCTGGATAAACTGCTAACCGAAGGCTGTAATCCCAATACCGTAAATATTGACAGGCAAACCACACTGGATATCGTCCGTCTCATCAACGCCGAAGATCAAAAGGTGGCCCTGGCCGTTAAGGAAGTATTGCCCCAGATTGCCCGGGCCGTGGATTGGACAACTGACTGCCTGCAAGCCGGCGGCCGTTTGTTCTATATCGGTGCCGGCACCAGCGGACGATTGGGAATACTGGATGCCTCCGAATGCCCGCCCACTTACGGGACATCGCCGGAAATGGTTCAAGGCCTGATTGCCGGCGGGAAAACTGCGGTTTTTCGCGCAGTTGAGGGAGCTGAAGACTCTTTGGCCTTGGCCGCCGACGACTTAAAACAAAAACACCTTACGAATAAGGATATCGTAGTGGGAATCGCCGCCAGCGGCCGAACGCCTTATGTCCTTGGGGGTTTACGCTATGCCCGGGAAGTAGGCTGTAAAACAATTGCCGTCAGTTCGACACCCGAGCCGGAGATCGGCAGTGTCGCCGCTTTGTCCATTGAAATTCTCACCGGCCCGGAAGCAATTACCGGTTCTACCCGGATGAAAGCGGGCACCGCCCAAAAGATGGTGCTAAATATGCTGACAACGGCAACCATGATTAAATTAGGCAAGGTTTATGGAAATCTGATGGTTGACGTCCAGGCCACCAACCACAAACTCAATGAAAGAGCAAAACGCATAGTAACACTGGCTACCGGCTGCCCAGGGGAAGAAGCCGAGCAGGCGCTTATCCGGGCAGAAGGTTCAGCAAAAACAGCTATTGTCATGCTGTTGGCAGGTATTTCGGCAGATGCGGCCCATGACTTACTGCGTCGTACAAAGGGCAGAGTATCCGAGGC
- a CDS encoding DUF871 domain-containing protein, whose translation MTVEKGISVYAGLGYPVETIKRHLEMARDLGYSRLFTSLHIPEADQQAIIPEFRSIIGHAGELGFRVTADISPRAFSLLGLNYLSAPALNSLGIDILRLDFGFTPAEIARLTRESALHIELNASTINTTILAAILSAGAVTSRITACHNFYPRPETGLSYELFQERTLLCQQYNIPVAAFIPSGKNPRGPIHQGLPTLEQHRSLSPVVAAKHFLAGKLVDCIFFGDPLAPPEELASVASLADECVELNVQVESGLSQQELAILFSRHTNRTDPGEHVIRSQEARGLCTGIIPARPVRPRATGSVTIDNAGYLRYMGELQVAAKDLPPDPRVNIAATVVKEELFLLKYITPGRPFRFKEVAVIENQSG comes from the coding sequence ATGACAGTTGAAAAAGGAATATCCGTTTACGCCGGGCTGGGATATCCGGTTGAAACCATCAAGCGCCATCTTGAAATGGCCCGTGACTTAGGCTATTCCCGTCTGTTTACCTCCCTTCATATTCCCGAAGCGGACCAACAGGCGATAATCCCGGAATTTAGAAGCATCATCGGCCACGCCGGCGAATTAGGATTCCGGGTCACTGCCGATATATCCCCTCGGGCCTTTAGCCTGCTGGGGCTCAATTACCTGTCGGCCCCGGCCTTGAATAGTCTTGGTATTGACATTCTACGTCTGGATTTCGGGTTCACGCCGGCGGAGATTGCCAGACTCACCAGGGAAAGCGCCCTTCATATCGAACTCAATGCCAGTACAATTAACACCACCATACTGGCGGCCATTCTCTCAGCCGGAGCCGTTACCAGCCGCATCACGGCCTGCCATAACTTCTATCCCCGTCCGGAAACCGGCTTGTCCTACGAACTATTCCAAGAACGCACATTACTCTGCCAACAATACAATATCCCGGTGGCCGCTTTTATTCCCTCCGGAAAAAATCCCCGCGGCCCAATCCACCAGGGTCTGCCCACTTTGGAACAGCATCGCTCGCTAAGTCCGGTGGTGGCGGCCAAACACTTTTTGGCCGGTAAACTGGTCGACTGTATCTTCTTCGGCGACCCGCTGGCCCCTCCGGAAGAATTAGCGTCAGTAGCGTCTCTTGCTGACGAATGTGTGGAACTTAATGTCCAGGTTGAATCAGGTCTCAGCCAGCAAGAACTGGCTATACTCTTTTCCCGCCATACCAATCGTACCGACCCGGGAGAACATGTAATCCGTTCGCAGGAAGCCCGCGGCCTGTGTACCGGAATCATTCCCGCCCGTCCGGTCCGGCCCCGCGCAACAGGCTCGGTTACAATCGATAACGCCGGCTACCTCCGCTATATGGGAGAATTACAGGTTGCCGCGAAAGACTTACCACCTGACCCCCGGGTTAATATAGCGGCAACCGTAGTGAAAGAAGAGCTTTTTCTGCTTAAATATATCACGCCCGGTCGTCCATTTCGCTTTAAGGAGGTCGCCGTAATTGAAAATCAATCTGGATAA